A section of the Clostridium omnivorum genome encodes:
- a CDS encoding GerAB/ArcD/ProY family transporter, with translation MEIDTVLDDSKRKLGVREFFAVIFSSIAIEVTDATPTYIFKVAMDASWIMTLISVIIPFISLLALLKLLKRYKNLNIIDITYKLTGKYIGLILGMTLFIELLCFSAFNTRSYVGILTAMFYNRTPILVLYFTLVGTCLIVALLGLNAIGRIAWLTLPLMIISIVVYIALIFKDLNPGYLFPLLGPGIKDIAKNGFMYSTIYGEIIFFSVFFPEVKSYSSYKKASILGLSIVAIILSLFGAVYIMAFDYPSVTIISYPYQTLARLIYIGRFVGNTEAVFLIIWVITSVTRFSIYLYMDAALINSTLKLNKLKALLLPCASLSLLIGLLLDNYIQYVQIIRTILDRLTLVTLFSLPFILLIISQFKGDYINEK, from the coding sequence ATGGAGATTGATACCGTGTTAGATGATAGTAAAAGAAAACTTGGAGTGCGAGAATTCTTTGCAGTAATATTTTCTTCTATAGCTATTGAAGTAACTGATGCTACACCAACTTATATTTTTAAAGTTGCAATGGATGCCTCCTGGATTATGACTCTGATTTCTGTTATTATTCCATTTATATCATTGTTAGCTCTTTTAAAATTATTAAAACGGTATAAGAATCTGAATATTATTGATATTACCTATAAATTAACAGGAAAATATATAGGACTAATATTAGGAATGACCCTATTTATAGAACTTTTATGTTTTTCAGCATTTAATACGCGAAGCTATGTTGGTATATTAACTGCAATGTTTTATAACAGAACGCCTATTCTGGTTTTATATTTTACTCTGGTTGGCACATGCTTGATAGTTGCACTTCTAGGACTTAATGCAATTGGAAGAATCGCATGGCTAACATTACCACTAATGATAATATCCATAGTGGTTTATATAGCTTTAATCTTTAAGGATCTAAATCCTGGGTATCTATTTCCACTATTAGGTCCTGGAATAAAGGATATTGCTAAAAATGGTTTTATGTATAGTACTATTTATGGAGAAATTATATTTTTTTCTGTGTTTTTCCCGGAAGTAAAAAGTTATAGCAGCTATAAAAAAGCAAGCATTCTAGGACTTTCTATAGTGGCAATAATTCTTTCATTATTTGGTGCTGTATATATTATGGCATTTGACTATCCGTCAGTTACAATTATAAGCTATCCTTATCAAACACTAGCTAGGCTTATTTATATAGGCAGATTTGTTGGCAATACTGAAGCTGTGTTTTTAATAATATGGGTAATTACCTCTGTTACTCGTTTTTCTATATATCTTTATATGGATGCTGCATTAATTAACTCTACACTTAAGCTTAATAAGCTTAAAGCTCTTTTGCTTCCATGTGCTAGTTTAAGCCTATTGATTGGACTTCTTTTAGATAATTATATTCAATATGTACAAATAATAAGGACAATTTTAGATAGATTAACTTTAGTTACGCTTTTTTCACTGCCTTTTATTCTTTTAATAATCTCACAGTTTAAGGGGGATTATATAAATGAAAAATAA
- a CDS encoding spore germination protein → MYSSKTSNLATDKFSDRGKDIPISDDMNYNLNKLGAIFVYPENKDFIVRDVNISSLDCDGKLIYLLGTASTDLIQTDIIKPLQRKVTPSFINTEIDVGTYLIRNVISSRNVKMVDTYKQIVDEIVNGNTILLVYGYTRAISISSTEFESRSVEKPTVENSIRGPKESFTESCTVNKSLIRKYLKDPKLVCESLVMEGSVYNEVFILYIKDIASPELISDIKKRIYKIKSDNIQSLSYLEQYIEDKTYSIVPTMLFTERPDRVAAFLQEGHIAIAMQGSPYCLIAPITFWNLFHVPIDQYYRWPYGNFSRIFRALATFLALLTPGLYLAISSYHIDMLPTDLTLAIAASREKLPLPSTLEVLVMQLAFDLMREAGIAAPSLLGNTIGIVGALILGQAAVEANIVSPINVIVVSVTGLASFGITDSSLYFLIRLSSYILLFAGSFLGFFGVSACFTILLAYISTVESFGVPFLSPTTPFYKSSKDTIMKPAIRKQSIRPLNMHPLDKIRSRKRNGD, encoded by the coding sequence ATGTATTCTTCTAAAACTAGTAATTTAGCAACAGATAAATTTAGTGACAGAGGAAAGGACATCCCTATAAGTGATGATATGAACTATAATCTTAATAAGTTAGGAGCTATTTTTGTCTATCCAGAAAATAAAGACTTTATCGTGAGGGATGTTAACATCAGTTCATTGGATTGTGATGGAAAGCTGATTTATCTATTGGGAACTGCTAGCACAGATTTAATTCAAACTGATATCATTAAACCTTTGCAGAGGAAAGTTACTCCTAGTTTTATTAATACTGAAATAGATGTAGGTACATATTTAATAAGAAATGTAATATCAAGTAGAAATGTTAAAATGGTTGATACTTACAAGCAAATTGTAGATGAAATTGTTAATGGAAATACTATACTACTTGTATATGGGTATACAAGGGCTATTTCAATATCATCTACAGAATTTGAAAGCAGGTCAGTTGAAAAGCCAACAGTTGAAAATTCAATTAGAGGTCCTAAAGAATCATTTACAGAGTCTTGTACGGTTAATAAATCCCTCATTAGAAAGTATTTAAAAGACCCAAAACTTGTTTGTGAAAGCCTTGTTATGGAAGGCTCAGTTTACAATGAAGTTTTTATATTATATATAAAGGACATAGCGTCTCCAGAATTAATTTCCGATATAAAAAAAAGAATTTACAAAATTAAATCAGATAATATTCAGAGTTTGTCCTATTTAGAACAATACATAGAAGACAAAACCTATTCAATTGTCCCTACCATGTTATTCACAGAAAGGCCAGATAGAGTAGCAGCATTTCTTCAGGAGGGACACATAGCAATAGCTATGCAGGGGTCTCCATACTGCCTCATAGCGCCTATAACTTTTTGGAACTTGTTTCATGTTCCTATAGATCAATATTATAGATGGCCATATGGGAATTTTTCTAGAATATTTCGCGCATTGGCAACTTTTTTAGCACTTTTAACCCCCGGTTTATATCTAGCTATCAGCAGTTATCACATTGATATGCTTCCCACAGATTTAACCTTAGCTATAGCTGCTAGCAGAGAAAAGCTCCCATTGCCCTCCACGCTAGAAGTACTAGTTATGCAATTGGCCTTTGATCTCATGAGAGAGGCAGGTATTGCAGCTCCATCACTGTTAGGAAACACTATAGGTATTGTTGGTGCTCTTATACTTGGTCAGGCTGCTGTCGAAGCAAATATAGTAAGCCCTATAAACGTTATTGTTGTTTCTGTAACAGGGCTTGCATCTTTTGGTATAACTGATTCTAGCTTATATTTTTTAATTAGATTGTCTAGTTATATACTGCTTTTTGCCGGAAGTTTTTTAGGTTTTTTTGGTGTATCAGCGTGTTTTACTATATTACTTGCCTATATAAGTACAGTGGAATCCTTTGGTGTTCCATTTTTATCTCCAACGACACCATTTTATAAATCATCAAAGGATACAATTATGAAACCAGCTATAAGAAAACAGAGCATTAGACCATTAAATATGCATCCTTTAGATAAAATTAGAAGCAGAAAGCGAAATGGAGATTGA
- a CDS encoding TerB family tellurite resistance protein has product MFLKELNKKEAAAFVSLIENLAKADNVYAECEKALIDSYVEELSLASENRITLTFEASVKELKEASSKIKNIIYFELVGVALLDGAYEENEIEFLNNLAGSFNISSDKQTAYVDYFKKVKTAYDNDIVDAETKIAVLEASALKLIEE; this is encoded by the coding sequence ATGTTTTTAAAGGAACTAAATAAAAAAGAAGCAGCTGCTTTTGTTAGTCTTATCGAAAATTTGGCTAAGGCAGATAATGTTTATGCTGAATGTGAGAAAGCTTTAATTGATAGTTATGTTGAAGAACTTTCTTTAGCTTCTGAGAATCGCATAACTTTAACTTTCGAAGCTTCAGTTAAAGAGTTAAAAGAAGCCTCTTCTAAAATAAAAAACATAATTTATTTTGAGCTCGTTGGGGTTGCATTATTAGATGGTGCTTATGAGGAAAATGAAATAGAGTTTTTGAATAATCTTGCTGGAAGCTTCAATATAAGCAGTGATAAGCAAACTGCTTATGTAGATTACTTTAAAAAAGTAAAAACTGCTTATGATAATGATATAGTTGATGCCGAAACAAAGATTGCAGTATTAGAAGCCTCAGCTTTGAAACTTATAGAAGAATAG
- a CDS encoding WD40/YVTN/BNR-like repeat-containing protein, which yields MNNNEHITKKGLITSIAGYLIFILVYWVAFYELNNLCRFGRLHNNLTVFFGCMIFFLAWFIILLINRIKKRANEPQKSEDSNELYSHYKAISTIITIIAISLITIFYGVKIYHSAINYNGKLSWILGDLKNKKTVKLEQDNIYENGIEGIFTDINKKVAMPEKLYISNSFSINFDSNGKITSFDTYLYGKTSKNVLESFLISYDSKKSRNIIIYLNGHVNADYSDDKLLEPLLKTMKVIPLKKTVSNWPEKQFGIIYYGKRSFGYNSSGIVNIDSKGNTNSDVKAISEIIGYTVSVFVPGKENKYTPVRYNLIDGLDNLNLSEPPKENSDKKISKKTNNSTDEFYLSELIGYRLEVTGAAAGSRAYSLNLTSDGGVTWKTINEDPFSGNIGTAAGVVFLNDKLGFLCLSHSGGSNGQLYRTDDGGVSFKKVDFPSLNVTLANGKTYNPFDLPGMPFEKDGVFSVLIGQGADGDYNGGSKALYQSQDQGKTWNFIKEASQN from the coding sequence ATGAATAATAACGAACATATAACAAAAAAAGGATTAATTACGTCAATTGCAGGTTATTTAATTTTTATATTAGTTTATTGGGTTGCATTTTATGAACTAAATAATTTATGTAGGTTTGGAAGACTGCATAATAATTTAACGGTGTTTTTTGGGTGTATGATATTCTTTTTGGCATGGTTCATAATTTTATTAATTAACAGAATAAAAAAACGTGCAAATGAACCACAAAAGAGTGAAGATAGCAATGAGCTTTACTCACATTATAAAGCTATATCAACAATTATAACAATTATAGCTATTAGCCTTATAACAATTTTTTATGGAGTAAAAATATATCATAGCGCAATAAATTATAATGGAAAGCTTTCATGGATCTTAGGTGATTTAAAAAATAAAAAAACTGTAAAGCTTGAGCAAGATAATATATATGAGAATGGCATAGAAGGGATTTTTACAGATATCAATAAAAAAGTAGCAATGCCAGAAAAATTATATATTTCAAATAGTTTTAGTATTAATTTTGATTCTAATGGAAAAATTACGTCTTTTGATACATATCTTTATGGAAAAACTTCTAAGAATGTACTAGAAAGCTTTTTAATTAGTTATGACAGTAAAAAATCGAGAAATATAATTATATATTTAAATGGTCATGTGAATGCAGATTATAGTGATGATAAGCTTTTAGAACCACTTCTAAAGACAATGAAGGTAATCCCACTTAAAAAGACAGTTAGTAATTGGCCTGAAAAACAATTTGGTATTATTTATTATGGTAAACGAAGCTTTGGGTATAATTCATCAGGTATAGTTAATATTGATTCAAAGGGAAATACAAATTCTGATGTTAAGGCTATTTCTGAAATAATTGGATATACCGTTTCAGTGTTTGTGCCTGGAAAAGAAAATAAGTATACTCCTGTAAGATATAACTTGATTGACGGGTTAGATAATCTAAATCTTTCTGAGCCCCCAAAAGAAAATAGTGATAAAAAGATTTCTAAAAAAACAAATAATTCTACAGATGAATTTTATTTATCTGAGTTAATTGGCTATCGCCTAGAAGTAACTGGAGCAGCTGCAGGAAGTAGAGCATATTCATTAAACCTCACTTCAGATGGTGGAGTTACATGGAAGACAATTAATGAGGATCCTTTCTCCGGAAACATTGGAACTGCAGCAGGTGTAGTTTTTTTGAATGATAAACTTGGTTTTTTATGCTTATCTCACAGTGGCGGCAGCAATGGACAACTGTATCGCACAGATGATGGTGGAGTGTCATTTAAAAAGGTAGACTTTCCAAGTTTAAACGTAACACTAGCTAATGGAAAAACCTATAATCCTTTCGATTTACCAGGAATGCCTTTTGAAAAAGATGGTGTATTTAGTGTATTGATTGGTCAAGGAGCGGATGGAGATTATAATGGAGGTAGCAAAGCCCTATATCAATCACAGGATCAAGGAAAGACCTGGAACTTTATAAAGGAAGCTTCGCAAAATTAA
- a CDS encoding winged helix-turn-helix transcriptional regulator: MVKDIIEKFPNQKKRQKDFKCSLGFAMTVIGSKWRAIVLWHILKGQPIRYGQLKKSIPSISHKILAQELKYLESDGLIERIAYATIPPRVEYISTDRGKSLEHVLTELCIWGRKYMEK, translated from the coding sequence GTGGTTAAGGATATAATTGAAAAATTCCCGAATCAGAAAAAAAGGCAGAAGGATTTTAAATGTTCTTTAGGTTTTGCCATGACGGTAATTGGAAGTAAGTGGAGAGCTATTGTACTGTGGCACATATTAAAAGGTCAGCCAATACGATATGGTCAGCTAAAAAAATCTATTCCTAGTATAAGCCATAAAATACTGGCTCAAGAATTGAAATACTTAGAAAGTGATGGACTAATTGAAAGAATTGCATATGCAACTATTCCTCCTAGAGTAGAGTATATATCTACTGATAGAGGAAAGTCTTTAGAACATGTATTAACTGAGCTATGCATTTGGGGAAGAAAATATATGGAAAAATAG
- a CDS encoding PhzF family isomerase, translating to MSRKYNLYQIDSFTKEKFTGNPAGVITNADGLTDNEMQQIARELNNSETAFIFSSSSNEYDANVRFFTPTSEVPICGHATIASHYARAVEKGLDSSRVYHRTGAGILPVDVIKEKDDYKIVMTQGKIEFGQFIDGTNKEELISALNITSSDLLENCKIQIVSTGHSKVMIGIKNIETLNSLQPNFDALSKLSKNIKCNGYYVFTVDSIDSDILIHGRMFAPAIGINEDPVTGNANGPLGAYLVHHNLIKHDNSIFKFKAKQGEAIKRAGVIEVEVKIEDNEPVEVKVSGSAVIIFKSELLL from the coding sequence ATGTCTAGAAAATACAATTTATATCAAATTGACTCATTTACAAAGGAAAAATTTACAGGAAATCCAGCAGGGGTAATTACAAATGCAGATGGATTAACTGACAATGAAATGCAGCAAATTGCAAGGGAGCTAAATAATTCTGAGACTGCCTTTATATTTTCTTCTAGTAGTAATGAATATGATGCTAATGTGCGCTTTTTTACTCCAACTAGCGAAGTACCAATATGTGGCCATGCTACAATAGCTTCCCATTATGCACGTGCAGTTGAGAAGGGGCTTGATTCTTCAAGGGTTTATCATAGGACAGGTGCTGGTATTTTGCCAGTTGATGTAATAAAAGAAAAAGATGATTACAAAATTGTTATGACTCAAGGTAAAATTGAGTTTGGCCAATTTATTGATGGTACAAATAAAGAGGAGCTTATTTCTGCCCTTAATATAACAAGCAGTGATTTGCTAGAAAACTGCAAGATTCAGATTGTGTCTACAGGTCACTCTAAGGTTATGATAGGTATAAAAAATATTGAAACTTTAAATTCATTGCAGCCCAATTTTGATGCGCTTTCTAAGTTAAGCAAGAATATAAAATGTAACGGTTATTATGTTTTCACTGTTGATTCTATAGATAGTGATATTTTAATTCATGGCAGAATGTTTGCTCCAGCAATAGGAATCAATGAGGATCCCGTAACAGGAAATGCAAATGGTCCTTTAGGAGCGTATCTTGTTCATCATAATCTAATTAAGCACGACAACTCAATATTTAAATTCAAAGCAAAGCAGGGAGAAGCTATAAAACGCGCAGGAGTTATTGAAGTTGAAGTAAAAATAGAAGATAACGAGCCTGTAGAAGTTAAAGTATCAGGAAGTGCCGTGATCATATTTAAATCTGAACTACTATTATAG
- a CDS encoding alpha-ribazole kinase, producing the protein MGYKGRDVEVVQIDSNYSIVTACDSCGGIGLKQNDVVKVSPYITGRFTVRVVLMEVLSVNAIPKTISIAISNEPSPTGDEIINGVLEELKAANLGSIPMAISTEKNIETSQTALGITVVGICENDKIRAAKSRSGDFIYCLGIPKVGNEINGLYDNEIVQLNYIKELIKLNEINDIVPIGSKGIFEEIEMLCKNVNCKFIYEPEGYVDIYKSAGPSTCLVFTCTEHINLSSLTQNPIKLGRLMNL; encoded by the coding sequence GTGGGCTATAAAGGGAGAGATGTTGAAGTTGTTCAAATAGATAGCAATTACTCAATAGTAACCGCCTGTGATTCCTGCGGAGGAATTGGTCTTAAGCAAAATGATGTTGTAAAAGTATCACCCTATATCACAGGAAGGTTTACTGTTAGAGTGGTACTTATGGAGGTGCTTTCAGTTAATGCCATTCCAAAAACTATTAGCATTGCTATTTCAAACGAGCCAAGTCCTACTGGTGATGAAATTATTAATGGAGTTTTAGAAGAGCTCAAAGCTGCTAATCTGGGATCTATACCTATGGCTATAAGTACAGAGAAAAACATAGAAACAAGCCAGACTGCTCTTGGAATTACTGTTGTGGGAATATGTGAAAATGATAAAATTAGAGCTGCTAAATCTAGATCAGGAGATTTTATTTATTGTCTTGGAATTCCCAAGGTGGGAAATGAGATAAATGGATTATATGATAATGAGATAGTTCAGCTTAATTACATTAAGGAACTTATAAAATTAAATGAAATTAATGATATAGTTCCAATTGGTTCTAAAGGAATTTTTGAAGAAATCGAAATGTTATGCAAAAATGTTAATTGTAAATTCATATATGAACCAGAAGGATATGTAGACATATATAAATCTGCAGGTCCATCAACCTGTCTTGTATTTACATGCACTGAGCATATTAATTTATCTTCTTTAACCCAAAATCCTATTAAGCTAGGCAGACTTATGAATTTATAA
- a CDS encoding ECF transporter S component has product MKNQIKTRQIVLLALFIAMSVVGGYIKLPNPITSSIAFDSLPAYLAALLLGGIPGAIVGFLGHMASAGLGGFPLSLPIHILIGIEMAIIMLIFNFCAKKTNIIIAIVIGIILNGVVCPATLILIPGMGMPVFLGALVPLTAASVLNIILGVLVLKPIKRAIPKEMVGIFKGGL; this is encoded by the coding sequence ATGAAAAATCAAATTAAAACAAGACAAATAGTTCTACTTGCTCTATTTATAGCAATGAGTGTTGTGGGGGGATACATAAAACTGCCTAATCCTATAACAAGCAGCATAGCCTTTGATTCTCTACCTGCTTATTTAGCAGCTCTATTGCTTGGTGGTATTCCAGGAGCAATAGTAGGCTTTTTAGGTCACATGGCCTCAGCTGGTCTAGGTGGTTTTCCTCTTAGCCTACCTATTCATATTTTAATAGGAATTGAAATGGCAATAATAATGCTCATATTTAACTTCTGTGCTAAAAAAACAAATATTATTATAGCAATTGTTATAGGTATTATATTAAATGGAGTAGTATGTCCTGCAACACTTATTTTAATTCCCGGTATGGGAATGCCCGTTTTTTTAGGTGCGTTGGTGCCTTTAACAGCTGCAAGTGTTCTCAATATAATCCTTGGAGTTTTAGTGCTCAAGCCAATAAAAAGAGCTATTCCTAAAGAAATGGTAGGTATTTTTAAAGGTGGGCTATAA
- a CDS encoding PhzF family phenazine biosynthesis protein — protein MKIKAYTLNSFAKSIEGGNPAAVVLNADALSENDMKKIAGIIGFSETAFIMKSNKADFKVRFFTPTEEVELCGHATVGVFSLLLSLGEIKPGVYTQETGAGILKVEANKDMSIIMNQTIPSFYEIISKSEIADSLNITTAGIQEDLPVQVVSTGLRDIIVPIKNIEILKSIRPDFDKVSAVSKKYNSTGYHLFTFDTVNGSDAHCRNFAPLYGISEESATGTSSGALASYLFKHDKINSKDEEHIVFEQGYTMKKPSEIIVFLKIHEKNIIEVKVGGKALNLSEIEIKI, from the coding sequence ATGAAAATAAAAGCATATACTCTAAACTCCTTTGCAAAATCAATTGAAGGAGGAAATCCTGCGGCAGTTGTATTAAATGCTGATGCTCTCTCAGAAAATGATATGAAAAAGATTGCAGGTATCATTGGTTTCAGTGAAACCGCCTTTATTATGAAGTCAAACAAAGCTGATTTCAAGGTGAGATTTTTTACACCTACTGAAGAAGTAGAGCTATGCGGACATGCAACTGTAGGAGTCTTTTCCCTGCTGCTTAGCCTAGGTGAAATAAAGCCTGGTGTGTACACGCAGGAGACTGGAGCAGGTATTTTAAAAGTAGAGGCAAATAAAGACATGTCTATTATAATGAATCAGACAATTCCAAGCTTTTATGAAATAATTTCAAAAAGCGAAATTGCAGATTCATTGAATATTACTACAGCAGGAATACAAGAAGACTTGCCAGTACAAGTTGTATCCACTGGACTTAGGGACATCATTGTTCCTATAAAAAATATAGAAATATTAAAAAGCATAAGACCCGATTTTGATAAAGTATCAGCAGTTAGCAAAAAATATAATTCAACTGGTTATCATTTATTCACTTTTGACACAGTTAATGGCTCAGATGCTCACTGCAGAAATTTTGCTCCGCTTTATGGAATATCCGAAGAATCTGCAACTGGTACATCCAGTGGTGCTCTTGCCAGTTACCTGTTTAAACATGATAAAATCAATTCAAAGGACGAAGAACATATTGTTTTTGAACAAGGTTATACAATGAAAAAACCATCAGAAATAATTGTATTCCTAAAGATTCATGAGAAAAATATTATTGAAGTTAAGGTTGGAGGAAAAGCTTTAAATTTATCTGAAATTGAAATTAAGATATAA
- a CDS encoding helix-turn-helix transcriptional regulator produces MMNDYALTPLEVAEILKISKNTVYELIKKGELNAYKVGKKIRIDMVDVDEYKNSTKSNIAKRNYISQSNNEIDNSTFIISGQDIMLDILTRHLELNCKGFHAFKSYEGSYNGLYELYQGKVSAATAHLWDGDTGQYNIPYVKRMLPGVQAVIIHLAKRMQGFYVAKGNPKKIKCWEDLIRSDITIINREKGSGTRVLLDEHLRKLGISPSKINGYKSECASHLAIASAVARGEADVGIGNEKSGLQVKNIEFIPIQQESYELIIKKEDCNKPNYQAVLNVINSDEFKTELQGIGGYDITDTGKVAGET; encoded by the coding sequence ATAATGAATGATTATGCATTAACTCCGCTAGAGGTAGCTGAAATACTGAAAATATCAAAAAATACCGTTTATGAGCTAATAAAAAAAGGGGAACTTAATGCTTATAAGGTAGGCAAAAAGATCAGAATTGATATGGTAGATGTAGATGAATACAAGAATAGCACCAAAAGCAATATAGCTAAGAGAAATTATATTTCTCAAAGTAATAATGAAATTGACAATAGCACTTTCATTATTTCTGGACAAGATATAATGCTAGATATTTTGACAAGACATTTAGAATTAAATTGCAAAGGCTTTCATGCCTTTAAATCTTATGAAGGTAGCTATAATGGTCTTTATGAACTATATCAAGGTAAAGTAAGTGCAGCCACTGCACATCTATGGGATGGAGATACTGGTCAGTACAATATTCCTTATGTAAAAAGAATGCTGCCGGGGGTCCAAGCTGTAATTATTCACTTAGCTAAAAGAATGCAGGGTTTTTATGTAGCAAAAGGGAATCCAAAAAAAATCAAATGCTGGGAGGATTTAATCCGTTCTGACATTACTATTATTAATAGGGAGAAGGGCAGCGGTACTAGAGTGCTGCTAGATGAACATTTGAGAAAGCTTGGTATAAGTCCTTCAAAGATAAATGGATATAAAAGTGAATGTGCTTCACATTTAGCTATAGCTAGTGCAGTAGCTCGAGGTGAGGCAGATGTAGGTATTGGAAACGAAAAAAGTGGACTACAGGTAAAGAACATTGAGTTTATACCTATTCAACAGGAAAGTTACGAACTAATAATAAAAAAAGAAGATTGTAATAAGCCTAATTATCAAGCTGTTCTTAATGTTATAAATTCAGATGAATTTAAGACGGAGCTTCAAGGGATTGGCGGTTATGATATAACTGATACTGGCAAAGTGGCAGGGGAGACTTGA
- the modB gene encoding molybdate ABC transporter permease subunit, with protein MNFDFSPLWISSKTAVASTLITFFIGILAAWFMRNKKGKFKVFFDALFTLPMVLPPTVLGFFLLLLFGKNGAIGSILFSLGIKLIFSWPATVIAATVVAFPLMYKATSGAFELIDENILNAARTLGVSEFRIFWTIAVPLGWPGIAAGTVLAFARALGEFGATLMLAGNIPGKTQTIPIAIFFAVEGGDMTSAFCWVFIIFIISLVVITLSNYWANSGSRKVNLVNKR; from the coding sequence TTGAATTTCGATTTCTCACCTTTATGGATTTCCTCTAAAACTGCAGTTGCTTCAACTTTAATCACTTTTTTTATAGGTATTTTAGCTGCATGGTTCATGAGAAATAAGAAAGGTAAATTCAAGGTGTTTTTTGATGCTCTATTTACACTACCAATGGTGCTTCCACCAACTGTGCTGGGTTTTTTTCTTTTACTTTTATTTGGAAAAAACGGTGCTATTGGAAGTATTTTATTTTCTCTAGGTATAAAGCTTATATTTTCATGGCCTGCCACAGTAATTGCAGCAACTGTAGTTGCCTTTCCATTGATGTATAAAGCCACCTCGGGAGCCTTTGAACTTATTGATGAAAATATATTGAACGCTGCAAGAACTCTAGGGGTATCTGAATTTAGGATATTTTGGACTATCGCTGTTCCTCTTGGGTGGCCAGGAATAGCTGCAGGAACTGTATTAGCTTTTGCAAGAGCACTTGGAGAGTTCGGTGCTACACTAATGCTGGCAGGAAATATTCCAGGCAAAACTCAGACTATTCCAATAGCAATATTCTTTGCTGTGGAAGGTGGAGATATGACATCCGCATTTTGTTGGGTTTTCATCATTTTCATTATATCTTTAGTGGTTATAACACTTTCAAATTATTGGGCAAATAGTGGATCGAGAAAAGTAAATCTAGTAAATAAAAGATAA
- the modA gene encoding molybdate ABC transporter substrate-binding protein: MKRLFKLTSLFLVTASFSMFLGCTKQQAKPETLSISAAASLKESLDEVKKIYTDENTNVKLTINYGSSGTLQQQIEQGADVDIFISAATKQMDVLQSKDLINKESKINLLLNDIVLVVPKDNATIKCFDDLTTDKAKKIALGEPKSVPAGQYAEQVFTKLGVVDKIKAKAVYGKDVKEVLTWVETGNADAGIVYSTDAKVSTKIQVVATAPADSHDPVVYPTAVIKSSKNNGAANKFMKFLTSDKAKSVFEKCGFKTGIK, translated from the coding sequence ATGAAAAGATTATTTAAACTTACTTCTTTATTTTTAGTTACAGCATCATTCTCCATGTTCCTAGGATGTACAAAACAACAAGCTAAACCTGAAACTTTAAGCATATCAGCTGCAGCCAGTTTAAAGGAATCTCTTGATGAAGTTAAGAAAATATATACTGATGAAAACACAAATGTTAAGCTAACAATTAACTATGGCTCTTCAGGCACACTTCAGCAGCAAATTGAGCAAGGAGCCGATGTTGATATATTTATATCTGCAGCTACAAAACAGATGGATGTACTTCAAAGCAAAGATTTAATAAATAAAGAATCAAAAATTAACCTTTTGCTAAATGATATAGTTTTAGTAGTTCCAAAAGATAATGCCACAATAAAATGCTTTGATGATTTAACAACTGATAAAGCAAAAAAAATAGCACTTGGTGAACCTAAGAGTGTACCAGCTGGGCAATATGCAGAACAAGTTTTTACTAAATTAGGCGTGGTAGATAAAATAAAGGCTAAAGCTGTATATGGCAAGGATGTAAAGGAAGTGCTAACTTGGGTAGAGACAGGAAATGCAGATGCAGGCATAGTATATTCTACTGATGCTAAGGTATCTACTAAGATACAAGTTGTTGCAACTGCACCTGCTGATTCCCATGATCCAGTAGTTTATCCAACCGCAGTAATAAAATCTAGCAAAAATAATGGCGCTGCTAATAAATTCATGAAGTTTTTGACTTCGGATAAAGCTAAGTCTGTCTTTGAAAAATGTGGCTTCAAGACAGGTATAAAATAA